From the Vulpes lagopus strain Blue_001 chromosome 19, ASM1834538v1, whole genome shotgun sequence genome, the window tccccaaatGCACAATCTCAACTCAACCATGAGAAACACTGGAAAAACCCCAAGTGAGAGACCGTCTATGAAATAGCTAGTCTAACTTCTTCCTGAGTTGCAAGgtcacaaaagacaaaagacacaGACTGAAGAGCTGTGACGAGTTGGAGGACACTAAGGAGGCATGGATGTAATATTGGATCCTGAACTGGACTCTGCTCCAGAAAAGAACATAACTAGAACTTGGAAATATGAATAACTTCTACAGATGAATTAAGAGTACTATGCCAATGTTTATCTGTCTTCAATAGCTGTGCTGTGGTTTAGCTAAGATGTTAACAGTAGGGGAAACTGGGTGCAGAGTATATGGGAACTTCCTATACTATTTCTGTAACTGTTCTGAGAGTCtagaaatattataaaacaaagagttaaaaataaaattggagttGGCTTGGCTTCATTTAGCAGCTAGCCAGGATCAAGTTGAGATGCATATATTTTAAGGTGGGAGCTAAGACCATTATAGAAACTActgaaaagaatcagaaaagggTAAAAATGTAGACCTGAGCCATTCTCATGTCCGGGGAGCAGGAGGTGGATGGGGCATCCACCCTCCCATCCCTGAAGAATACTGCATTCCTTAATCACCTCtctgttagatttttaaaaagctaaacaaatatatatcaaatcatcctGCTTGTTTTCTCCAACAAAGGAAAGTCATCTccataaaaataagttttgagcCAAATCTACCACCTggactttataatttttaaggtttaaaaaccttaaaatagaaaaaccaataaaaatcagacattttcctgaaaaatattttccatttgataAATAGAActaattcttataaatattatcAGTGTTCACCTCCTGCcagatatttaaatatctgtggaaagatgtaagagaaaagcaattataCTTCAAAAGGGGGATTAAAAAGCAttatgttgggcagccccggtggtggctcagcagtttagcgctgctttcagcccagggtgtgatcctggagacccaggattgagtcccacattgggctcccttcatggagcctgcttctccctctgcctgtgtctctgctgatctctctctctctctctctctctctgcctgtctttcatgattaaataaattaaaaaatacaaatccttgaggaaaaaaaaactttatgctCCAAACATGGCTTTCAGCTTAAAAATCTAGGCTTTTTTAGTGCAATTCCCAATCATTCTGGAATGGGTACATACTAACAGATCTCAACTAGCTCTCACTGTGGGGCTAACTCTTCAGTACCCTGGAATTATGATGGAAGCAAACAACATGACATCATTTTGAAGACACATCAACCCCTGCACCATGATGGCAGTCCATACATACCTCCCACTGCATTACAGCGAGATGTCATTTCCCAGAGTACCAGGGCCATGGAGTAGACATCAGTCTGCTTAAAGGATTCAACGTTCTCCAAATTCATCCTGGACTCTAGGACTTCGGGAGCCATGTATCTTGCAGTTCCCACCTAAAgcaataagagacacagaggcccATCATTTAATTccaactgcatttttattttaaaaatataactgatatGTGTTCTCTACACATGCAAATGATCTTTGAAAAGCACAATGGTCTTTTAAATAATGAGACTGGCAAAAAAAGGTACagcttatgaaattatttttaaaaatgggttttttctccctgaaaacactttaaaaaatttaaacaaagtatACCAAAATAAGGAAATGCCAAACCCCAGAGCTGTTTTATCTAGCTTCATGATATATGTCATCATATTATACAATAACATCCTCACAGATAACTGGGGAGACAACCTCTGTGACACTTTAggtctttatttttgcttttgcaaatTAACTACTTTCTCATTCCCAAAACACCGAGATTTGTGGGGCATATAAGAATTATTGCTATTTGCTTCAGTCACTTAAGGACTGTCTCAATCTTCTTTGTTTACTCCATGGTACATTCTAGTGTGCCAAGAATGTAGTATCATTTCATAAAATCTCTATTGAACTAAACTGCACGGAAGTATTTCGACAGTAAAAGACCAAATCTagatcattttataattttgatggaTATGCTATGTAGTTTTGTTTGGAAAATGACGGATAATGTGAAAACATTGGTATacataggaaaaaagagaaagatatttcaaagggaaggaatcacttttaaatgtttgattttgtAGCATGTACAGCTTGACTCAGTAACAATGAAGTCCTACCTTTTTGAGAAGCTAAGGAAGGAAGCTAAGCTCAGGTGAGTTGATATTATTATCCTAAGGAATGTTTCTTAATGGTATGTATCaggagaaatttttcttcttaagaggTCACTGCATGACTCATTACGCTGCCATATTAATCTGTTCATATTTCACTCAATACGTTTATCTGGACATTGGCTGTGCAGCCAAAGACTCAAGAGGTCAGACGGAGCAGTAACCAaatgcttcagcagcacatatccTCACCTGCTTAGAGGAAACAATGGTGCTTTCCAGACTCCACTGTAATCCACATCAACATTTCAGTGTGTGAAAACATGGGGCACCATCATTCATAAAGGATGGCTTGGTAATTTCTAGTGACCTTTCAATATCTCCTTACCCAACAAaggtttctattttcatttgtgaGATGCTTCAAAAGAACTGTAGAATTATATATTCACTCCATCCGTCAactcactcaataaatatttattggtcaCTCTCGCTCATTCAAGGCATTGTGCTAGATGTGACCAAATGGATGTGGATTTGGGCTACAAAGAGGCTGCCTTCtagaaaggtaaaaagaaaacaaggtagCCACCAATAGTTCAGAGTAGGAAGGGCTAAGTATAAGCAtacaagaggaaaaagagagacaaagcatGAAGCGTGTTGGAAGCAATGAAAAGTAATTTGCAAATGAGAGATAAGAAATGAAGATGGGCTCAAGGAGAAGAACGTCTGTCCTGAATTAGGTGGGGTtggcagaaagaggagaaatagcCTTCACCAGAAAAGCACCTTGACAGAAAAGAGTGGGGCATGCCGGGATGAGTGTCAACACCTGACTTCAGCTAGATTCCCTAGACAAGTATCCAGAGTATAAGGCTGTTTAGGACAAAAGACATTGAGAGATGGATGGAGGGGTAGCATAGTCTCTCTACAAGTAAGGGATCAAGGTCTAACTTACTTGCCCACTGTTGGCCAGGTCATCCACGGACAGAGTCGGGTCCAGGCGCAGGGAAAGGCCAAAGTCACACAGGCAGCAGGTCAGGTCGTTCTTCACCAGGATATTGGAGCTCTTGAGGTCCCTGTGCACAATAGGCATCTTGGGCCTCCCACACAGGGTGTGGTCACTGTGCAGGTGAGCAATGCCCCGGGCGAGGGAGCTGCCCAGCTTTCGCAGGTCCTCCCAGCTGATGACATGCCGAGTGAGGTACTCCTGCAGGTTGCCCTTGGCATGGAAGGCCGTGATCAGCCAATACTGCTTTCCCAGCTCCGTCTTCCGCTCCTCGGCTGTCAGGAACTGCAGTATGTTCTCGTGCTTCAGATTGATGTCTGAGAAGATGTCCTTCTCCGTCTTCCAGGAGGCATACTCCTCGTAAGGGAAGATCTTGACTGCCACAGTCTCGAACTGCTCTGAAGTGTTCTGCTTCAGCTTGGCCTTGTAGACCTCAGCAAAGCGACCTTTCCCCACCAGGGTGTCCAGCTCAATGGGCAGCAGCTCCGTGTTGTGGTTGATGTTGTTGGCGCAGGTAGAGCTGATGTCGGACCGGTCGTCTTCCAGAATGATGGCCAGGTGCTCGCTGAACTCCATGAGCTTCCGTGGCTTGCTGGTCTCCCATGATGGGCTCAGCTTCTGCTGCCGATGAACGCGGTAGCAGTAGAAGGTGACAATGACAGCTATGGCGATTCCCAGGGGCGGCAGGAGGCTGACGCCTGTCACTTGGAATATGACTAACAACAAGTCAGGGTTGTTGGTGGCATATTCTGATATGGAAACAAAATGAGGGAGAGAAGTTGGGTTCAGTTGGGTTCGGTCAGGGAGTGGGGCCACACCACAGACATCTGGAGGTTTTAACATCTGTATAGTTTTTTGGGTAataaattttgactttttattctGGGGATGGATGCACCTGTCCAGACTTCTCTATCTCTGGCCACCTATTCAAGATCTCCTATTCTTCTCTCAAAgttcagcttaaatgtcactctCTAAAGGAGAtccaggagggatgcctgggtggctcagtgttgagtgtctgcctttggttcaggttgtgatcccagggtcctgggatcaagtcccacattaggctccctgcagtgagcctgctcctccctctgcctctctctctgtgtctctcatgaataaataaaatcttaaaaaaaaaaaaaaaaaagatgatccaGGAAACCGTGggggaaatgttttattttatatattctcataACACTCTCCATTTTTCATATGTGACAACTTGGCACACTTTGAATTATATCCTTATGACTCCAGTTATGGGTTTCATATTGCCACCCTCAATGGACTGAGAACTCCATGCTGGCAGGGGCCATGTGTTTTTTCTTCACTACCGTAAATAGAGCCAAGCACACACATCAGGTCTGCAGTGAGTGTTGGATAAATGGACAAGGCATTTACTGAGTGTTGACTAAGCCCAAGGCATGACAGGAGGCTTTGGGAATATGGAAAGAATGATATAGCTCCTGCCTCCAAAAAGCTCGTGTGGATGtattaagtaaaaatgaagaGACTGTCATAGTTCTagcatcatctttttcttttctaaactcCAGCTTGTCTTCTTCTGATCAATACCCAGGCCACACTTAACATAGGTGGTGGGGAGACAAGTCTATGCAAAAGGGTCTCTTTGGAAGTCAGTTACCTTATATACACTCAACATCCCTCTTTTCAATGTGCATGTGACTTGCAGTTTTCTAGAACAGGAAATCTTACTAACAACAGTGGGGATATTACTACAAAGAGGGGTCAAAAAAAGAGgggtaaaaagaaggaaatgcagCCAGTTTTCTAATTTGGACTCGTGGGGTAATGGAGGAGAGTCCTTAGAATCAGCTAACTGACAGCATATAAAGTCTTACATGTCAAACTTTGGTTCATGTGCTAGCCTTGGCCAGCTCTGGTTAAACAGTTTTCcttttaggaagaaaaacatgGATGGAAACAGTCAGTGGCAGGAGATAGTGAAAGGCAGTTACGGTTCAATGAGAGCTTTGTGCAAGAATGCCAGAATTCTATTCCTTTTATATGTCATTCATTTTCCCTCAAAGGCAACAAGCAGTCCTCATGATCGGATGTTAGATTCACTCATTAAACACAGCACTGCTGGGTGCCTCCTATGGGTATGGCACTGCCCTCAAAAAGGTTATAACCCAGGAGAGGATTAGGGTGCATACACAGATGCATACTGACATAGGGCAATCCAGGGCAGGGGCTGAATGGGTATTGCAATTGACACATTGGTGAATGTAGAAAAGTTTAGAGAAACAGGGAACCACATGGCAAGGACTATCTTTGAGTTGGTCAATGGAAGATGGGAAAAAGTCAATGCTGGCTAGAAGGAATGCTATGTTAAAAAATACCAATATAAGATCTATTTGAGGAAGGGCAATTTTCCTAAACCAATAACTCCACACAAGgggatagaaaggaaaagaaaaggttggGTGGGTGACATGTAAGTGGACATCATGCCAGAGGAGAAAGTAACTATAATTGTTCCCTTGGCAGTTTTCAGCTACTGTAGGTGTTGGATGAGAATACGGTGATAAGAATATAGTTCAGGTGCAAGGGAGAGAACCAGAACCTCTCGAAGAGAACCCATTACCTAAATTATGTTTGATACCATCGCCTAAAGAAGCACAGTAAGAAATGAAGCTTGTATTATGCCAGTTTGGGatgttcaggtttttattttgaggagGTATTCAGGTTTAACTGTCCTAAGGTCAGTTCTAAGTGGAAATGCCAACTTCTACTGCCTATATGTTCTAACGGAAAACCttagcttttaaatttatttgatgaCTGAAAAACTGGAAAAGTAAACCCAAAAACATCTGAATTTCAGCAACCAAGAGGAAAAATAGTCACTATTTTTGGGAAAGATATATCagtgcattaaaaagaaaaggaaatgagaaacaatAGGGTAATTGACTCTTGGAAACCCAAATTTTTTCTCACGCTGGGAGGCATGAATACAACAGAACAGGGAGTGAGAGTAGGGGGGAATTGACAATGGGATAAAGCAATGACAGAGGGCACTggagtcacaaaagaaaaaaagtaaagaaaagtgGACAAGTATAGGCTTGTCCCCATGTTCAGCAAAGTACAAGCCTGGAGAACAAGGTTAAGGGGGCGGATGAAAGAGGTGTCAGAGCAGAAAACAACGTTCCCTCCCAGTAACTCTGCCTCTATTATTTGAAATATCTCATGAATGTGTCTGCTTGAAGCACCCACTCATCTCTAACACAGAAGATGCTTATAATCATAAATCTGTTTGATTCCcatgttgctttttttcctcaagaGAAAGTGAGCTCTACAGGGTAAATCTACTCCTTGATCATGACGCTATACCCAGCAGCTGGCTCAGGTTAGGGTACCTACAGTACTCAGCAAATGTTGGTTATAGAAGCCGAATGAATGATGATTCACACGAGACAGTGACCCTCACACATTTTTATGTTCTATAGCAAGGCTGGCAAACCATGGCCCCAAGGCCTATTTGGTACAGCCCTATAGACTAcaaatgtttgtgttttaaagagttgtttagaaaaagaaagaaactaagaagTTCATGCAGCAGAGATGGTATCCGGCCtggaaagcctaaaatatttactaactggCCCCTCTTGTATAGATGTTATTTGTTTCACAATCTCTAAGGCATTGGCAAAATTTGGGGAGAGTTCACTTTGGTCCAATGTGAATATTCTCTTTCACGTATGGGGCAACAACACAACTAGAAAATAAGAGATACTAATTGCATAATAACTTGACTATGTCTTCAATTGGTTAAAGAGTGCAAAATGTTCAAATGAACTGTTCACTTATcactgataattttattttataattcctgGCCATAGATGAAATTTTATAATTCCTTGCTAACTTCTATTCTTTTTCAggctaaggaaaacaaaaaaacagaaatccccTGAAATTTATGTGTGAAGAAGATTCTAGAAATCCCCCGTTCAGTATCAGAAACCAAAGTTTTACTTTCCCCTCAAACttcctgtgatttctttttgaaaacctACATGTAAAAATTTGGTGGGGCGGGAATTACTGAATAACATCTGTCAATCTTGAAACTTCAAAGAGGTGGTGAAAAACCCTAACAATAGCAAACCAGGTTAAAAGGGAGCTTTGGGATGTGGTTTTATCTAAACAGGAGCCACCCACACCCTCTTCTAGTATTAACCCTTGGGCTGCTACTAGAAAACCAACAGCTGTA encodes:
- the TGFBR2 gene encoding TGF-beta receptor type-2 isoform X3, with the protein product MGKMESAPVNNDMMVTDSNGVIKFPQLCKFCDVRSSTCDNQKSCMSNCSITSICEKPHEVCLAVWRKNDENITLETLCHDPKDTYHGIVLEDAASSKCIMKEKKVLGETFFMCSCSSDECNDYIIFSEEYATNNPDLLLVIFQVTGVSLLPPLGIAIAVIVTFYCYRVHRQQKLSPSWETSKPRKLMEFSEHLAIILEDDRSDISSTCANNINHNTELLPIELDTLVGKGRFAEVYKAKLKQNTSEQFETVAVKIFPYEEYASWKTEKDIFSDINLKHENILQFLTAEERKTELGKQYWLITAFHAKGNLQEYLTRHVISWEDLRKLGSSLARGIAHLHSDHTLCGRPKMPIVHRDLKSSNILVKNDLTCCLCDFGLSLRLDPTLSVDDLANSGQVGTARYMAPEVLESRMNLENVESFKQTDVYSMALVLWEMTSRCNAVGEVKDYEPPFGSKVREHPCVESMKDNVLRDRGRPEIPSSWLNHQGIQMVCETLTECWDHDPEARLTAQCVAERFSELEHLDRLSGRSCSEEKIPEDGSLNTTK
- the TGFBR2 gene encoding TGF-beta receptor type-2 isoform X1, producing the protein MMSKTMFNNDMMVTDSNGVIKFPQLCKFCDVRSSTCDNQKSCMSNCSITSICEKPHEVCLAVWRKNDENITLETLCHDPKDTYHGIVLEDAASSKCIMKEKKVLGETFFMCSCSSDECNDYIIFSEEYATNNPDLLLVIFQVTGVSLLPPLGIAIAVIVTFYCYRVHRQQKLSPSWETSKPRKLMEFSEHLAIILEDDRSDISSTCANNINHNTELLPIELDTLVGKGRFAEVYKAKLKQNTSEQFETVAVKIFPYEEYASWKTEKDIFSDINLKHENILQFLTAEERKTELGKQYWLITAFHAKGNLQEYLTRHVISWEDLRKLGSSLARGIAHLHSDHTLCGRPKMPIVHRDLKSSNILVKNDLTCCLCDFGLSLRLDPTLSVDDLANSGQVGTARYMAPEVLESRMNLENVESFKQTDVYSMALVLWEMTSRCNAVGEVKDYEPPFGSKVREHPCVESMKDNVLRDRGRPEIPSSWLNHQGIQMVCETLTECWDHDPEARLTAQCVAERFSELEHLDRLSGRSCSEEKIPEDGSLNTTK
- the TGFBR2 gene encoding TGF-beta receptor type-2 isoform X2, which produces MGRGLLRGLWPLHIVLWTRIASTIPPQVLKSVNNDMMVTDSNGVIKFPQLCKFCDVRSSTCDNQKSCMSNCSITSICEKPHEVCLAVWRKNDENITLETLCHDPKDTYHGIVLEDAASSKCIMKEKKVLGETFFMCSCSSDECNDYIIFSEEYATNNPDLLLVIFQVTGVSLLPPLGIAIAVIVTFYCYRVHRQQKLSPSWETSKPRKLMEFSEHLAIILEDDRSDISSTCANNINHNTELLPIELDTLVGKGRFAEVYKAKLKQNTSEQFETVAVKIFPYEEYASWKTEKDIFSDINLKHENILQFLTAEERKTELGKQYWLITAFHAKGNLQEYLTRHVISWEDLRKLGSSLARGIAHLHSDHTLCGRPKMPIVHRDLKSSNILVKNDLTCCLCDFGLSLRLDPTLSVDDLANSGQVGTARYMAPEVLESRMNLENVESFKQTDVYSMALVLWEMTSRCNAVGEVKDYEPPFGSKVREHPCVESMKDNVLRDRGRPEIPSSWLNHQGIQMVCETLTECWDHDPEARLTAQCVAERFSELEHLDRLSGRSCSEEKIPEDGSLNTTK